GTCTCCAAAGCCGCCGGGAATGAAGCCAATATAGTCTTTGGCGCGATTATATCAGAGAAAATGCAGGATGAAATAAGGGTAACTGTAATTGCTACAAAGTGCGAAAAAAATATGAGTGAACAACAATATAAAGTTGAAACGATTAATGAAAAAGTTGAAAAAGAAGAAATAAAAAAGGAATTTGAGAAGGAAGCTATCGAGTCTTTATTAGATAATAAAAAAGATATTCCTAATAAAGATAAAAACCTAAATAATGAGAAAACAACTGAAACTGATGAATATGAGATTACTAAAAAATATAAAGATAAAGAGGATTTAGATATACCTACATTTTTGCGAAAAAGAAATAAAAGGTTTTAAAGAAATAAATATTATGCATTAATTTATTTAATTATTCAGCAATATTTTAACGGAATTTATAGTTGATGGAGAAAAAAGAAAAAAGGCAATTTTCATTTTCTACATATGAAGCGTATAAAAAGATAAAAAAGAATGATCCTCTTAAAAATCTTTATGAATCTGTAGACTGGTCTTTTATAGACAATAAGCTCAAAGGCAATTATAGTGCAAAAAAAGAACTGGTTTACAGTCCCATATCATTATTCAAAGCGCAATTATTGGTATATCTGGGTGAAGCAAAATCCAATCGTGATTTAGCTGATAAATTACGATTCAATACCAAATATTGTGTATTGTGTGGATTCCATCATTTTATGAAAACCCCGGCACATTCAACTTTTTCTGCCTTTAAAAAAAAGGTCGGAAATGATTTGTACTACAAAATTATACAAAAAATTGTTGCCCAAAGTAGTCCAATTATAATCAAAAAATTTCCTAATGTTTCTCCAGAACAATTACATATTGCCTTTTACTCAAAAGAAGAAAAAATGATTAAATGCAATTGTAAGGGAAAGTGTAAATTCGATGAGAGTATCTTGAAAGATAATAAAATTACAGGAAAAAAGAATTATATTTCATTCGACTATAGAATAAAATTATATTTTGATAAAAAAACCCAAAAACCATTTGCTACAGAGTTAAGGCCCAAGTAAATAAAAAATAATTTTTGAAGGATTAAACTAACAGGAGGATTTCTATGGTAGAAATAATATCAAAAGAAATGGCTATGTCGCTGGCCAAAAAAGATATAGCACAACTTATCGATCATACTGCATTGCGTCCGGACACTACAGGTGTTCAGATAGAAATTCTCTGTGAAGAAGCCAGGGAGTATCACTTTTATTCTGTTTGTATTAATCCATACTTTATTCCTTTAGCAAAATCATTTTTAATCAATTCAGGAGTTAAGATTTGCACTGTTGTCGGGTTTCCTTTAGGCGCCAGCTTAACCTCTGCAAAAGAATATGAAGCCGGTGAATCTGTAAAAGAAGGCGCTGAGGAGATTGATA
The window above is part of the Atribacterota bacterium genome. Proteins encoded here:
- a CDS encoding transposase, producing MEKKEKRQFSFSTYEAYKKIKKNDPLKNLYESVDWSFIDNKLKGNYSAKKELVYSPISLFKAQLLVYLGEAKSNRDLADKLRFNTKYCVLCGFHHFMKTPAHSTFSAFKKKVGNDLYYKIIQKIVAQSSPIIIKKFPNVSPEQLHIAFYSKEEKMIKCNCKGKCKFDESILKDNKITGKKNYISFDYRIKLYFDKKTQKPFATELRPK